The nucleotide sequence GAGTCCAATAAATCTTTATTTACATGATCGGACTTATctcctttttttaatttaaaagattttaagaattttctttttctcgtgGCAGGATCATCATCACTACCAAACTTTTTTCTCCAAAAAGAGTTGCTTTTAGCTTTTGATTTTTGTGAATCTTGTTTCTTAATTTTGGAAAAAGGATTTGAAACAAGAGTTTCATTCTTTTCTTGTGTTGTCTGAATTGCAGTTTTATttaatgctttttttttaGGCCTCGAATCTGCAAACTCATCACCAGAAGAGTCGATTAGTTCAGTCCATTTTTCTACTGGAGTAAGCTTTTTTGAAACTCTTGAATTCAATGGGTTTAATTTTCGGTTACTACTTCGCAATGAACTACTTCTACTTTGAATAGATTGTTGGCTACAACTATGGCTTTGAGAAAATCGTTGACTTGTGGATGATGATAGTTGACTAAGTTGTGAAGAACTTTTGCTTCGTAATCGTGATAGGCTACCATTTTGCATGAAATCTTGATGTTTTGATGGTTGACTACGATTttgcagaatttttttttcttcaaattcttCAAGTGAGTCGTCTGATTTTGGTTCTTGTTTTATACTCAAAGTGTTGCTAAAAGATTCAAAATAATTGTGAATGTTTCTACTAGCTCTTTTACTAAGAATTCCTTCTCGTGGTGAATCTAATTTCTCTTCTGACTTTGGttcgattttaatttttggttTTCGCCCTCTCTTCTTGGATCGAAAAACTGGAGATGTTTGCAAAGCTTTTTCTGGACTcactatttcttgttttatcaATGCTGTTTTTATAACTAGGACTTGGGCTGTACTTGTTAGGATGGAGTAATGTTGTTTGACACAATCTATGCTTATGCCATACTGTGTTGCAAGTGATGCATACTCTAAGGTACTTGAACTTGTTTCCGTTGGTGCTTCCGATGGTGCACCAGCAGTAATGCTAAATGATGTAGTACTCTGTGTGTCACATTTGTTGAAACTCTCAGACGAAGCTTGACTACTTATTTCTAAATACTTCTTCGGTAAACTCAGAATAAacctttataaataaaaattattcattttaaacaaaatacaaatttaaataaaaacaagtcACTTAAAAACACTATACCACTTTATCTTCTTTGTGAAAGTATGCTTGTACATACAACAAAGTTAATGAATTGACAGATGCAGACAAAATATAAAGTTATGATGCGAATGGAATAGTAAAAGCTAGGTAATGAAAGAATGCTCTAGTGTATTTGGACAAGGACAAAGTTGAGAGAGAAGGGCAGAGAAACATAAACAAACAAGAGGTCAAAAAAAGCTACACCTTGTGTATGTGATCATCAGTGTATCTAGGAAACCTACTAACACACTTTTGCAAATTTCTGTATTGGTGTAAATACATttcttaataaatataatataaataaataagttatttttgcGTAAATCAAGCCTTCCAATACTTTCAAGTATTACATAAAGGCAATACCCTTAACTATGAATGAAAACAACTATAGTTGATCAGtatttgtttaattaattaattgttaaataatgtaCACATCAATATTAAGAGCAAATTTTGGCTATACTACTGTTGAGCCATTGGTGGTTCATAAGAATGTATGCAGCTGCTCATTACAGCAAATAAACAGGACGATAAGACACAAAAAAATTTGCCTACCTTTTCCGCTGCGATTTGCGCGCCGGGGTCTCCGGCGACGACGTCCTGGCCCTTTTCCTCGACTCCAACGACGACTTACAACTGGAAATCGAGGACTGCGACATGACGGCGCCTCTTTGTAATGCGCTGCCTCTCACCTTCTTCCTCCGTCTTGTTGACACTATGCACCGTCCCGAGAAAAAACACAAAGAAGCCGGCGCTTAGTTATCCGAGTATAATACCTCCACGGGCGAGCCGCACACATTACTCTTTTCCAatataacatatattttatgattCGAGCGAGATAGGCTGCAGTGGAACATACCTGCATTATGTCGGCGGTTGGCTATCAGCGCCCGAAGGTTTTTCGACAAAAAGCTCGAGTTTGACGCGCGCGTGCAACATTAAGTACGGGTGTACggacattttttcaaaaaaatcacGACATATTTATATTTCTTCAACGGGATCCCGGAGATCCTCACGACAACAATTGCACCTGATAACTCGGAACGAgacaaaaaaatagttgagaaacGGTGCCAACGACGGTGGCGGCAGATTTTGCCTGTGCGTACACGCGATGCAACTGACGGAGAGGTCGGAGAGGgcgaaacaaagaaaagcaccGGCGGCGGCCGACCGATTCTTTCGCTCATAAGTAAGTTGTGAGGCGCAGAACCATAGAGACGAATCGTGAAACACGTCGCGACGAAAATACAGGTCTAAGGCCTCGTTGATACGTGAATAATAAGAACAAAGTTCGCAACTCACGTCGACGTCGTCGAATGTCGTGCCGACCTGCAGCACGTGCATCTCAGTCCCTCTCGGAGGGTTTTTCTCCTCGGTGGCTGCAGCTTGGGCCGAATGTGACGATCACCAATCCAGCAACACAGTAATGATCGTATCCTCGAGGCCCAACAATGCTCGACGATTTGTTGCCGGTTTCTCTTGCCGCGCGTGTATACTGTTAACTTGACAGTAGCTATATAGTTCGTATTAGGCGGTAAGTAGTCTCGTCGACTCTGCAGGCTTGTCTGTGCGCGCGAAgagtcgcgactcgcgagCCGGCGATTGAATTCTCGGCGCAGTGTTGCCGCGGCGAGGGTGGCAGCGCTACTTGACAATGCGCACGCGCGAAGCCTTTGACGGGAGTCGGGAAATCGGGGATTCGAAATTCGAATGCCCAAGATAAGTCGAATTTGTTGACTGCGCTGCGCGTGcgtgattaattttttgttcgatTATTGACGTGcatgatttataataaacatttttgaatattttttacggAATTAAACGGACTTGATTTTTCTGAAATGGTTTTTATGGTTTTGTAGATTGTGTTTTGAACAATGTTTACCAAATCCTGGGCTCAATGAGCTgtggataaaaaaatcatctaGCAGGTACTGCGATGCGTGCAGAATcagcgtaaaataaattttatctgtATATAGAACAAGCCGAGAAGAAAGCGGGTATGGTGAGCACTCAAAGACCTCGCTATAGGTTTGCTTTCAATCATATATGCGCGATAGTTCGGGTTAGCGTGAAATCGGATACTCTAAATACTTCGAGTCTCAGAAAGCGGCTAGCTAGTCACGCTATTTCGTTTGATCAAATTTTACCATTcgcggtttttttttattgtgtaatatctAAAATGGGTACCTAGTTTTTATGtggttgttattattattattattattattattattattatttgtcaTTTTACTTCAGAACCATCGATCACTTCAGTGCCTACGACAAAGTAGAGCAGCAGCCAGATCTCCCCATATTATGTTTCATTTCCGCTTAAAGATAAGATCTGTCCAAAGCACAAGTATACTGAATTTACTAATGTACATAAGTACCAATAATTGTACCATTACTGCGCTATTTTTATCCCTTTGAGCTCACGGGATTCAACGTTAACAATTTTTCCAATATCAGAGTATTTGCAGTAGGATATCACGgtgtaaataaaataggaatgatatatgtataattcATAAGAGTGAGTTTTATTCGACAAAAACGGGTTTTATCATCAGTTACATGCAGAACAGTAACTGTAACTGTCCACGcagattaaaaaatttatgaaaatccTTATAGACGGACTTCATCAATTGTTTCACGCAAACAACACATACATAATAGTACTTTTCACAATGATATTGATAAAAAGCGAGTATTGAGCAGTCAGAAAAAACGGAAAATAAAAGTAGGACAACAGCCAGAAGCGTCGTCGCTGATACAATTGCAAATTAAAAAGTCTAGGCTATGGCTCTGACGAACAATCGCCAGCCAGTGAACGAGTCTTACAACATACGCATAACACAAgtacaaacaaaataattatagcCTCTTCGAGCTGGCGTTACCGAAGGGGCGAACAAAAATGTAGTCTATTATTCGATCCGTGCTTGTTTAGGGCCTGTACTGGTACTCGCGGCTGTCGAGTCCGTAATTGGCCATCTGCTGGTCGATCCATGGCCTGGCGTTGGCGACGTTGGCGTAGACGCCGGGGATCTGGTTCTCGCCGCAGCCGATACCCCAGGCTACGATACCAGCCTGGCTGTACCTCCTCGGGTCGCTCTTGACCGGGCAGACGAGCGGGCTACCACCGTCACCCTATTGAATTTCaagcgaaaaatattttagcaaCCTGTAGACAATTTGGAAATTTCACTTTAACAAGTGAGATTTTGATCGAATGATGCATACCTTGCAGGTGTCCTTGCCGGGCTCTCCACCAGCACAGATGAAGCTCTTATCGAGCTGGAAGTACTTTCCTAATCTGGTTGTCCTCAGGGAGTTTTGGCAGCTGTCGTGTGGTACTACTGGCAGTTCGACGCGCTTCAGGATGACTTGGTAGTGTCCTTCTTTGCCTGAAAACCAAAGCGATGAAGTCATTAGTATAAGTGTTCatcacaaagaaaaaaaaacgaaagaagaggaaaaagtgCGAGGAAGCAAAGCTCACCGAAGATGTCCTTGCCCCATCCGCTGGCGAAGCAGCGCGAGTAGTCGAATACTTCGTTGGCCTCGGGCAGACAGACGATGTCGACGTTGTCGATGATCTCAACTGGCTCGGACAGGATGAGCAAACCGAAGTCGTTGTACAAAGCACCGGAGTGGAATTTCTCGTGAACGATAACGTGCTGTACCTGGCGGTCCTGGTGAGGGAAGATCTCGTTCTTGGTCTGGGTGTCCCATTCACCGGCACGTACCTTCAGGATCGACGGAGCTTTCCTGCAAAACGATTGGGAAAATTAGAATGGCATGGAGCAAGAATTTAAATCACTCGTGTCACAAAGATAATAATTACTTGTTGACGCAGTGTCCAGCGGTAAGAACGACCCTGGGGTGGATGAGGGCACCACCGCACTGGTAGACGTTGAGTTTCTCGGGCTTTCCACCGACGGCCTCTTCCTTGAGGATCGCGACCATCCAGGGGAACTCGCCGAATTGGGCCTCGTTGTCCTTGGCACCGGTGATACGGAAGCCTACACCCTCGGGGTTGCGCTGACCGCAGCCTTTGCGCTCAGTCGGCCGGGGGGtgatcttgtcgtggaccacGTCAGGTGCAGCACAGCAGACGTCGAGGTAGTTGTCGCACGGTCCCTGCAACCTGTCGATGAATTTCAAGGTATTATTATTCCGTCTATACTCGCAGCATTCGAGAAGAATTCTATTGCAATGATCTTACCTGATGTCGATGAGGCCGACACCGTTGTCGAGGATGGTGCCGTTCTGGCACTGGTAGTAAGGCACGCACTCGCAGTCGCCGTTGCCTGCACCGGAGGCTCCGCCGAGTTTGCTGTCGGTGACGGAGGGGTTGGGGTTATTGGTAGGATTGAACACAGAGCCGATCAGGTCGTCGAGACTGGTCGTCGACGCGACCTGCTGACGCGGCTGCTCAGCTTTGTTGCCGTTGCCGAACACGTCGGCGATCAGGCCGTTCAAGTCCTTGCCGTCTTTGGCTGGAAATTTACAGTTGTATTATTGTTCGTCATTGAACTATACGgtgccgaaaaaaaaacaacaaaaaactGCTGGAATCGTGTGTTTAGTTTTCCGTGAAGCACGGCGCGAAGCATCAGAGTGTCGAAACGTTATAAAAGCCCAATTAGCGTAAAATTTCTCTTGCACAATTCCTACACTGATGTTCATTGAAACATGCGTGCACAGACTTTTCCTCCAAGATAATGACTCGCGCGCACATGAGTAGGATAAAGTTACAGTTGATtagcggagggagagagagcttgtTAGCGTCAATTATTGATCGAAACTGGGAATTTTGTATAATAACAATCTTGACAAAGGAAATTATTGCTCATTCACCTGTAACATCTTGCTGTTGCGGGGCAGCCCAGCTGGAACCGATAAGTAACAGCGTCGAGACAATGCCAAATACTGGCTTCATGGTTACTCTTTTCTGCTTCTGAAAAGTACAATAAGGAAGTTCGCGTTATGCTCGATTTCGATTTCGAACCCTCGAAAAAACATATTTGACTTTTTTTCAAGGTAATTGAACCTAAAGGTGCGATTCCCTCGCCAACAAGCGTTACCGATCGTACATTACATCACATCAGCTTCGCTATGTTTATCATGTTTATCAAAACTAATACACCAAATCATGCTCTTACTTCGCAACACACCTTTGGCGCAAAGACACGCATCGCGGAAAAGTCTTAGACGAAGGACAATAGTTGTTTGAacagatttatatttatgctatCTAAATATTACGATGCAAGCACACAAATGCAAATTCGATCGCGTTGCTGAACCATGCCCACCGTTTATactcgtaaaaaaaaatttcgcgtGTCTCTCTATGATTCCAATAAGAATTGTTCTTCGCGCGAAGCTACTCACGTTTACTGTAAACACGCTCCGAAACACGTCATGTgtaatataagtatataagtaACTGGGCTCATTTATCTTTTGTATATCGCATGATCACACGTGGGATTTCGCGAAAGAAGCAAACAGACTAGCTACGTTGTATGGGTCGATCGAAAATTAGCTTAACAATGGAATATTTGgggaaataattttaattaaatcgcTAGCGTGTTGTTTTTGAGTCTCTTCAACGAGAAAaaatcttttctctctctctctctctctctctctctctctctctctctctcgttacgTAAagaattagcagtattttttACGATTCGCGACGTTAGTAGTGAGCTCATCCTcgatcaaacaaaaatatgacTAATAGCACGATATAGTTATTAAACATGCTCGAGTTTAGTTTCGAAAACATGATGTGTTTTTTTACGAACGCACGAAAATCATAATAATATCACGTATATGTCTTTCGAACTTCGCGGAGGCAACCACGCGTACCTATATATGCTATATGACCTTTGCAGACTTTTTAAGCGACGCCGAGTGTATTCCCGGTATTACTTTCTGCTTTGTTAGTACACTAACGGCTGAATCTGTGTCCGTTAGACGAAAAAGGTCAACTGCTTTATTTCTCTTTTATATTACGATCGATCGTTTTTCGGAGTGTGTACTCTGCCAGTATACACACAGATGAGTCGTAGTAGTTTTCTTTTCTAAAATAGACTTGTGGTATAAATGTCGATTCTTCGAAGTCGTTACTAATGGCAACTACGGATTTATGAAATGCTTTTCGTGACGTAGTTAATTTGGTCGACTGTTTTGAATCGACGAAATAATCCGTATGATAATATACTGTACGTAGTTATCACGAAGCTTCCTGTGCAGATGTAGAGCTTCATTTGGAATTTTACGCGACTGCAGTGACGTAAAAATTTACCGAGTCGAAAATAATGATTATCCATTAAACACCAATAACGATTTCGTGGAAGAACGCATTTGATTTTACCAGCCTTGCTGCACGCGCGGAATTCCCCTGATGTTTATCTGTACTATAACCGTATACAATGCCGACTTTTTACGACATTTTTCCAAATTAACGTATGTTTATAAGTGTCAGGTAAATCCGTATACTTGAAAACGTAACTATATATAGATCAGCTTGACTTTCCTCGTGAAACTGTCGCGGGAATATGCGTCATGCAGCGCGTTAATATCGAACTTACATCAAAAACGTATTTCCAAAGCTTTTTTTCACGACAATAAAGATCTTATAACGATGAAACTTATATACACTCGCACGCCAGAGGAGGAATTATGAAGACAAACAGCATAGTCATTCCCACGGCGAGATCCAGCAGCAGCTGAGCAATCAGATTAtgtaaattgagtcaaaaagAGCGGCTTTTGCAAATATATGTTATTCGTGTGACCGGCAAGTATTCAAATGCGACGCGACCTTTCGTTtatctatataaaatattgGTGAAAAAATTTCCTCACGCTCGAAATCGGCGAGGGATTTTTTCAACGTCTATAGAAAATCGTCAGCTGGTTCTCGAAACGCTTTCGGTCTTAATTTCGCATTCGCTAAACGATCGCGCTGGAAATGGGTTGTACGCGCAAGGTCAGTTTGTACACGATTTCACATATAGTTAAATCGGCAAACGCGCCAATAACAGCGTTAGGGGACGAGCGAcgatgtaatttaaaaaagttacgaTAGAAAATAGTACATTTTACTTTCAAAACTGTATTATTAACGACAGCTCTCGTCATCGGCATTGAATCTCTCGATCCAATTCGGTTCCGCTCCAATTAAACCCCGGGAAATCCACGatatcgcgcgcgtataactttcgccacacacacacacacacacacacacacacacacagcacgCGCGTATTAAAATACATAGTAAATAATGATGTTGCGCAATGTCCATGTCGATAAGTGTAGCAACGAGTTCAAGCGACCGCGTCTGCGATGACACTGACCTTTCGTGAAAAACCGGTCGTTGCAAACCGGTGCAGCGAAAATTTTCCCCGTGAGCTTCGAGGATTCTATGTAAGGAGCGAGTAAAGCTCGCAGTCTTGAAAAGGAGACGTCCTGAACGATAAAACTGCCAAGGATATAAGTATATTGCGGCTACTTCAATTCGTTGATTCAATTTGAAAAGGAATAAAATTCGGTATTAAGTATTTTCGATGTCGAATTTAAAATATCGATCGATAATGTAGCTATCGATGCAGATGTATGTTCAAGAATGAAGCAGCGGATTTGACTTTTCCTTATAGATACAGCCGTGATTTATTAAGAGTCCAAAACACACTTGCTGTTAAAGTTACTTGCAATGAAACGGCTGgatcaatttattttttcaacgaGAACGAAACGAACGATACGCTTGTGTTTATGTGTTACAACTAATCTccgagttttttttatttcgccgCCAATCTTGGGAAGTCTCTCTATCTCCCAGtggattgaaaaaaaaaaaaaaaaaaaaaaactccgaTGATATTCTGCGACGCCAAGAGAAGATAGATGCGAGCTTCTGTGGCATCAATCCTACGAAAAAGCCTTACGACTATTTTATGATTAATATTCGAGTTTATCAGTCGAGAACACAATATTTATGCTGTTTCAAAATGCTCGTAAATCAAAGAGTATCCGAAATTGCAGAATTAGAAG is from Nasonia vitripennis strain AsymCx chromosome 1, Nvit_psr_1.1, whole genome shotgun sequence and encodes:
- the SPH21 gene encoding serine protease homolog 21 precursor, whose amino-acid sequence is MKPVFGIVSTLLLIGSSWAAPQQQDVTAKDGKDLNGLIADVFGNGNKAEQPRQQVASTTSLDDLIGSVFNPTNNPNPSVTDSKLGGASGAGNGDCECVPYYQCQNGTILDNGVGLIDIRLQGPCDNYLDVCCAAPDVVHDKITPRPTERKGCGQRNPEGVGFRITGAKDNEAQFGEFPWMVAILKEEAVGGKPEKLNVYQCGGALIHPRVVLTAGHCVNKKAPSILKVRAGEWDTQTKNEIFPHQDRQVQHVIVHEKFHSGALYNDFGLLILSEPVEIIDNVDIVCLPEANEVFDYSRCFASGWGKDIFGKEGHYQVILKRVELPVVPHDSCQNSLRTTRLGKYFQLDKSFICAGGEPGKDTCKGDGGSPLVCPVKSDPRRYSQAGIVAWGIGCGENQIPGVYANVANARPWIDQQMANYGLDSREYQYRP